Part of the Ziziphus jujuba cultivar Dongzao chromosome 8, ASM3175591v1 genome is shown below.
TTGGTGTAGCAGGTTCATGTGATGGGATTACTTTGGGAAGAAGTAGATGTGGAAGAGGAGTCAACTATTGTTGGGGTGCAAGTAGACAGACTTAAAAGAGGGAGAGGGGTGCCCTTCAAGTGGTGGTACCCACAAGTGCTGTACCTGCATGGATGGATAGAAAGTGGTATGTTAGTGTGAGTTAATAACTTTCTTTCAATATGGCCCCGGTTGGTTCTGCAAATGGCTGCAAAAGGATAAGTATACCCGTTAAAGATCATAATTGAGGatgtatagattatttttaCAGCTTAAGCTTAAATATTTGTAATCTTTACAAGAGGAGCTCTAACTAAAGAGTACATATCTCTCATGGAGTCAGAGTggaatggaaaattttttttgaccTGTAAGGTTTGAGGAATGCAAAGCACTCATAACCAAAACATTTTgaaaaagagaaattaaaaagtttattaaataatttttgaaaagatgtatcaaaatttagtattttagttgaaagtctattaattaaaaaagtgaTAGTTGAGCAAGCATTACATCAGTGAGTAAAAGGCATGAGGCTTGAGCTAATGAAGTTAAAGCCGTTTTAGTGATATGGCCATATTTACatcaaattttccattttaattaTGAGTACGTGGACAGTGATATTGAAAAAtgatatcaaaattatttaacacttgtttaaaatatctatattcACCTTTATGGTCTACttgaaaaagtttaaatttttttaatggctaaattttttaccattttttaaaacagattttaatttcataggataaatataaaaaattatataaaattatccttaaataaaatataatatttgtatcCTCCATTTGATTTAACATGTTCAAACCCCAAAACATCGTAAAATACTAACTCTAACTCAAGGGTGCATGGCCAACAGTTGTGGAAGATGGAGCAAATATCCTTTTGTTTTGGCCTTAATGAATATAAAGACTTACAATTCAATATAGCAACATATATATAGCTTTGAATTACAAAAACATATAAAGACTTGCAATACAATATAGCAACATATTACATATAAATAGCAACATCATTACATTTAAGTCCCTTTTGTGTTACAAATAAATAACTACTTTATTACATTCAAAGTTTTGATtacataaaattcaataattgcaaatttattgaattaaaattgaAGTTATTATATTCAAGTCCTTTTGGTGTTACACTTGAGAGATTAATGATGAACTGGTTAAGCTCATACGAATCctgcaaaataataaataagattaGATTTAAAACAAAGTAATCCTTTTCAGTGGGCATATCTCATCACTTTCACTAAgccaaaaaagtaaaagagaaaataattataacaataacAAGATAATGCTAGGAGTACTAAGAAATTTTACCAAAAGataaactattattaatttacccaaaaaaaaaaacgaaagatATGAGctattattatcttatttattgattaattatatttatctattcaaatgttcactttttaatatttataaaaatattgattttacaaccaataaaataacaaaatattagtttttgatAAACTTTTTGGTAGACTTATTGGTATTttagcattatttttttaacattataaaaaaatataaaatatatataagacaaAGCAAAGTTACATAACAATGCATAGATATACACAGCATAAACATCTCTCCAGCTTGCATTTGGTTCATAGCTCAATTGCCATTCTTCCTAGTTCACAATTTTGTAAAAAGCAGAGCTGTTTCAGTTTTGGGAATAATTATAATGAAATCAGGAGTGCAAaagttagaaaaataatttgtttgttaaacattaatgaattaatcaaattatgatAAATGTAGATATTGAGAACAATAAAGTTACAGACTTCTGCATTAAATATTCAACATCTACTGGAAATCAGTAATTCTGCAATGCAATGCAATGGTTGGTGCTTAAGTCATGTGATGGGCATATGCTATTTAGAACTAggttgtgaagaaaattattggttaatcatacatatgtaaaaatatttaacttaGAAAAACACTATCTACAGACTTAAAAtctgaaaaatggaaaatattctttttgggtaaatattgAAGCTTCCGTTTGTGTTTGCTGTTTGGAATGAAAATATTCTTTTTGGAAGACATGTTACAACATTAAGAGAGCAGGAAGCAGAAttagaagaaaagatggagaaaatgaaaaaaatagagaagTATAAACTAAATctagttaaaaaataatgattaataaCCTGTAAAAATGAACAGATACAGATACATATGGATGGAAAACAACTTATATTTGTAGCAAACAACACTTCCTATAGAATTCAGGAGTTTGTCCAAAAAACCAGAATAACaatcatacaatatatatatatatatatatatataagattaattattatattttgaatgaAATGATATACCAATAATTATAAGTAAAGAGGAATGCATAATGTATTcgatttttggatgaaaatgaTATAGCTTGTCATACAAGATTATATGGAATGTATGACCATCACGGTTACTTACAAGAGGTCGAAAGGAATAAGCACTTGACCAAGTTGGAAAAAGCTTTTCTTAATGGTTCAATATTGTTGTCTAGCCAAGGAAAACAAGTTAAAAACCAGATGAGGATTATTGGAGGCATAGCAATTTTAAACCGAATTACAAGAAGTGGATGTGTACCTTAATTTCCATATATGACAAGTTGATTTagaaatcaaacgaaatatcaTTGTCGCTGACGTTCTACACGGATCTTGATCGCCTGCAATTTTAGCAATAGTTGgtaattgtattatttatttatttaattttaaaaggaaaaacgaaaaaaataaaaaatgacaaagaaaaaagatgtgTCGAATTAAaccatttattaatttaaataaagcacatatatttatatatatatatatatatatatatatagagagagagagagagagagagggaggaggGAGTCATAAAATTGTACCTCTTGACCATCAATGATGATGCGTGGGATGTGGCAATAAATCTTGAACagctccttcttcttcttcaatgttagtctcttcttcttcttcttcttcttcttcacagtTATTCTCCAACTGCAGCAAAACGGTGCGTTTAAGTGTTTTATGGAAAAGACAAATTAAGAAGTGGTAAAGTGCAATTTTTCTAACCTCTTGACCATCAATGATGATGTGTGGGATGTGAGAAATCTTGGTAAACTCCTCTTCTGAGTTTTACAAAGATTGTGAGAGCACCCTGCAGGCATTGATACGCAGAATGTACAATGGAGTGAGTTTGAGAAAGGGTGGTAGTGATTTGAGATTGCCACAATTTCCAATTCTTAAGATTTCGAGACACGGCATTACTCCCGATTGAAGACTAGTGCCTGCAGCGCCTTCCCAATCTTCCCAATCCCGCATGTTGTAAAACTGAAGCAGTTTCAGTTTTGGGAATGATACAGCTTCAGCTCGGTCCACTCCAAGTCCTAGAAACTCATCAGCTATCTTTTTCACTTTATCCAACCCATCAATCACAAGCTCTTCGAGTGAAGGTAGTAGGCTTCCAAAAGGAGGTAAACTCTCACACTGCTTGTAGTGTATAATGTGGAGCCCCGTCAACTTATCCAATCCCATCATCCATTTGGGATACATATTGGTACCCTTATACTCGGTGATTCCTAAGTATCTCAAGCTTGAATGTGGTTGTAAGGCTTCAAGAATTTCAAATTCATCTTCTTCGTCTCTAATTTCCTCTCCTTCATCAATTACTCCAAAATCTAGACTTAGGGATACCAGACATTCCCAATACATTAGCTCACTCTCACTCTGATTTATCAAATTACAGCACTTAGTTATTTCAAAAGAAGACCTTTGAAATCGAAGGTGATCCAACTTTTTCAAATCTCCTAAACTCAAAAAATATGCTGCTTCAGTCTTCTTTGGTATAATCATTGTGTCTAGCGTCCGAAGTTGAGTTAGTCCACCAATTCCTTTCGGCAATCCCACCAATGCATAACAGCCAGCCATGTAAAGGTGTCTCAAATTCACTAGCTTTCCCATCCCTTCTGGAAGTTTTTGAAGCCGGCTGCATCCTTCAATtattaaagtttgtaaattacATAAATCACATACTTCATCAGCCAATTCTTGCAAATTCATGCTATTGTACACGTTGAGATATCTCAAATGTATCAACTGCCCAATTTGCTCTGGAACCTTTGTTATTCTACTAGATGTCAAAGCTAGTGTTCTAAGATGTTTCAGATAACGAAAGTTTTGATGAAAGAACACCGTATTTTCATCACCTAAACTAGTATCTGAAGCACAATATATGAAAAGGGAACGCACTTTACTTTGATCAAATATTGAAGTAGGAATTTTGGGAAAATTCGGTGCCAGTACCAAGGTAGAGTAACGGATCTTTTCAACACTGATAGGCTTTGTTTTCTCCATATCAACTTCAACTCTCATGGTAGAGCATTCGTTTCTTGCCAAAAGTTGGGCAAAGTCGTGCAATATGTCGTGCATTTTGCATTTTACAATGCCTCCATCAAAACCTATCTCAAAATCTTGAAAGAAAAACCGCATGGTTAGAATTTGAAAGCACTTTTCACCTTCTTCCTCCGGATTTTGACTATCACTTAAATAACCTTGTGACATCCACATTGCAATCAAGCCATCTCTATCTAAGATTAAATCTTTAGGAAATATAGAACAATAAAAGAAGCAACGTCTTTCTCTAGGAGACAAATCATAATAGCTCAAGAAGAATGGAGCAAAAGTTTTGGTTTGTTCATCTTTCAATTCCCAGAATCTACTAGAAAGAACATCCTTCCACTCCTTCTCAGTCACCTTGGAACGCATCAAACTTCCTAAGCTCTTTGCTACAAGAGGCAAGCCTTTGCACTTGCTTGCAATTTGCCTCCCAACTCTCTCTAATTGTTTGCACTCCAAACTATTTCTTCCCCTGAATGCAAGTCCGCTGAATATTGACCAACAATACTCATCAGACAGCAGTTGCAGGGTAATCATTTCGGCGGCTGCTCCCATCATCATAGCAACTTCCACTTTTCTGGTTGTTACCAACACTCTACTTCCTACAGCACCCAATCGAAGCAGTTGTATgaatttttcccatttttcatGGTCATCACTCCATATATCATCTAGGACAAGAAAGACCTTCTTTCCCTCGATGGATTCCCGAATACGTTGGAATAAAGATTCCAATGTTTCTAAATTTTGGTGACTACCTTTGAGAGATTCAATAATTGCTTTGGCAACTTTAATCTGGTCAAAAGGGTTTGAAACACATGCCCACATCCGCTCAGAGAAGTGTGTTTTGATCTCTGCATCATTGAATGCAAGTTGGGCAAGAGTGGTCTTCCCAATTCCCCCCAACAGGAACTGATTTACCACCACCAGGCTGCCCTTCACTACTCTCATTGAGCAATTTTTCAATTAGAGCACTCTTAGGCCCATCCAGACCATACACTTGAGACTCATCAACAAAGGAGATCGTCTCTCTTATATGCTTTTGAACTTTTGTCGTGTCCAAAGAGTAATCACGTCTCTCTTTGGCAATCTCCTCTAATGTTTCATTAAGCTCTTTGATTCTGTGAGCAATATCTCGACGAAAACCAACTCGTTTAAGTTGGTTGACACAAAAGCAAGAAGAGGTCAATGGAAGAcataccttcttcttcttcttcttatcagCTGCTTTTTGATAGTGAGCATTTTCTTCCGCCTTCACACGTTTCTGAATTTCGGATCTGAGGGCTTCAGTGCCCCACTCGTCCAGCACATCATCGATGTCGTAAGAAACATCAGTGAGCTTATCCAACCAACGTCTAATACCGGCATCGTCCAGTTGTTTCCTTTCGGCGTCCTCCAGCACAGCTTGTATGTCTTTGAGCTTTCTTTCGAGATTGGATATGTTTTTATTAGCATCCTTTACCAGCCTCAGCTCTTCCACTGCCAAGCCAGTTGTGATGGAAGTCAACTGTTGCAGCACCCCAGAAACCAAAGCCTCCGCCATAATTCGATGGAAATTAAAGTGGGAGAGATTGAAAGAGATAAATAGCAGAGATTAAAGCCTTCAAACTAGCTAAAGATATTTAGCGCATTCCATTAAGAAATATACTTATATTACAGCCCTAGGAATCCTTccattaattgataaaaataataaaatgcataaaaggAAGCTTTATGGAAGTTGCCTGGGGAAATATGACTAAGAATTACACGTAAATAGGTTTCTTCTAGATAGTTACTGAAGTTGGTATAGTATTGGGTTAAGAAGTCTAGTGTTGTTATATTGGGCTTTGCCTCTTCGTGTAGATATTCCGATTTGGGCTTCTGCTATCTTGGTTAACAACCTCCCGCAGGCTAAAAGGGAAAGGCTCCGCGTTTAGCTTGATAAACGAAGtgttaaataacaaaatatgtaTTACCAATTAGCTACACTTCTCAGTTTCCTTGTGTTCAAGATCTTTTCTTCCTCA
Proteins encoded:
- the LOC132804975 gene encoding putative disease resistance protein RGA3 yields the protein MWACVSNPFDQIKVAKAIIESLKGSHQNLETLESLFQRIRESIEGKKVFLVLDDIWSDDHEKWEKFIQLLRLGAVGSRVLVTTRKVEVAMMMGAAAEMITLQLLSDEYCWSIFSGLAFRGRNSLECKQLERVGRQIASKCKGLPLVAKSLGSLMRSKVTEKEWKDVLSSRFWELKDEQTKTFAPFFLSYYDLSPRERRCFFYCSIFPKDLILDRDGLIAMWMSQGYLSDSQNPEEEGEKCFQILTMRFFFQDFEIGFDGGIVKCKMHDILHDFAQLLARNECSTMRVEVDMEKTKPISVEKIRYSTLVLAPNFPKIPTSIFDQSKVRSLFIYCASDTSLGDENTVFFHQNFRYLKHLRTLALTSSRITKVPEQIGQLIHLRYLNVYNSMNLQELADEVCDLCNLQTLIIEGCSRLQKLPEGMGKLVNLRHLYMAGCYALVGLPKGIGGLTQLRTLDTMIIPKKTEAAYFLSLGDLKKLDHLRFQRSSFEITKCCNLINQSESELMYWECLVSLSLDFGVIDEGEEIRDEEDEFEILEALQPHSSLRYLGITEYKGTNMYPKWMMGLDKLTGLHIIHYKQCESLPPFGSLLPSLEELVIDGLDKVKKIADEFLGLGVDRAEAIGKALQALVFNRE